One Turneriella parva DSM 21527 genomic region harbors:
- a CDS encoding Gfo/Idh/MocA family protein translates to MRVAIVGCGRIAHELESDALRYKPCTHLGALKNLQRRDRSLQVIGFCDAAPERAVSAAGFMRADGARVTTDYKEILDLEPELLIIAASTAIHHKILLAAIAAGVNRIVAEKPLVTTKAEVSQLRRAIQSSKSVILPNYERRYHDKYIALQRLIQNERRSPAYRAFFAAGGSSLYADKKSSDEGVLLHDTTHLVDLAQFLFGTVTAHRVIAGERRHLLYLKHKNGSEGIVETSLGVGAFHLELQVMRQNERITVGNGFTQREKIVASPHYRRLRGYAPARRTNDKPMTVAINPFMRLYREALYGKPDNGHFFDALANVEMLYARRSR, encoded by the coding sequence ATGCGCGTCGCGATTGTTGGCTGCGGTCGCATTGCGCACGAACTTGAAAGCGACGCGCTGCGTTATAAACCCTGTACGCATCTCGGTGCTCTAAAAAATCTGCAGCGGCGTGACCGCAGTCTGCAGGTCATCGGCTTCTGCGACGCAGCGCCTGAACGCGCGGTCAGCGCCGCGGGCTTCATGCGCGCCGACGGCGCCCGTGTGACTACAGACTACAAAGAAATTCTGGACCTTGAACCCGAGCTGCTCATCATCGCGGCCAGCACCGCAATACACCATAAGATTCTGCTCGCCGCGATCGCAGCAGGGGTTAATCGCATTGTCGCTGAAAAGCCTCTCGTGACCACCAAAGCAGAAGTATCGCAACTCAGGCGGGCGATTCAGAGCAGTAAATCGGTTATCTTACCCAACTACGAGCGGCGCTACCATGACAAATACATTGCGCTACAGCGCCTGATCCAGAACGAACGTAGATCCCCCGCTTATCGCGCGTTTTTCGCCGCCGGCGGCAGCTCGCTTTACGCCGATAAAAAAAGCAGCGACGAGGGAGTTCTGCTGCATGACACAACGCATCTCGTCGATTTGGCGCAGTTCTTATTCGGCACGGTTACAGCACACCGCGTGATTGCCGGCGAGCGCAGGCATCTGCTGTACCTGAAACATAAGAATGGTTCTGAGGGCATTGTAGAGACGAGCCTCGGCGTCGGGGCGTTTCATCTTGAACTGCAGGTCATGCGGCAAAACGAGCGCATTACCGTCGGCAACGGCTTCACGCAGCGTGAAAAGATCGTCGCAAGCCCGCACTACCGCAGGCTTCGGGGTTATGCGCCCGCGAGACGCACAAACGACAAGCCGATGACTGTGGCGATAAATCCGTTTATGAGGCTTTACCGCGAGGCGCTTTATGGCAAGCCTGATAACGGGCACTTCTTCGATGCATTGGCGAATGTTGAGATGCTGTACGCGCGCAGGTCACGGTGA
- a CDS encoding mucoidy inhibitor MuiA family protein, with protein MKKIIVSILLLSAVLPLFALTKVTGKVDSVTVFTDRAVVRRVQAVESAEPTGTLRFMALPQSLLPDTVRASGTGLTVTGVALRHVEKVYGDEWAEHPLKKKIVKLEAQIREEGDQLANAKDQLRVLDSMMKLTTSQSDREARANALNVESWEKALRFLEEKRSTYQGKIRTSDERLEKLRKDLNRVTLEFNAEIQSAKTSGTEVEVSYVRSGQEGGKVELEYMVTNVSWISVYDLRGSAEGSEFQLVSHAIIRQNSGENWKNTKVTLSTARPSTALTPGILQPWRVAADSLFGSRPTKSAMGKLSAGSAARDEAGEEADAPVEPVDSSETTTVSIALPGRENIQSDNSDHKVTLSASPLKGTLTHVAVPSMSSYVFLKARLKNTSAAPVQGSLNAFLDGSYVGNITLKNAAAVGEEFDVFLGPDQRMQLKRVLKRGDVEKSGLFGGKVEVVNQWEIEVSNFTKKTRQVTVYDQFPVAGDPNISTKYIGASRAETQKDANGILNWKLDIKPGEKIKFDFSYSLTFPKETWEKFTRSYDTGNTLQEQNMYDQMSPAAAPATRQYNLEKMLQKR; from the coding sequence ATGAAAAAAATAATCGTATCAATCCTGCTGCTTAGCGCGGTTCTGCCGCTCTTTGCCTTAACCAAAGTTACGGGCAAGGTCGACTCGGTGACGGTGTTTACCGACCGGGCAGTCGTTAGGCGGGTGCAGGCCGTTGAATCAGCCGAGCCGACAGGTACGCTCAGGTTTATGGCGCTACCGCAATCGTTGCTGCCCGATACCGTGCGAGCCTCTGGCACGGGTCTCACTGTGACAGGCGTGGCACTGCGCCACGTTGAAAAGGTTTATGGCGACGAATGGGCTGAGCATCCTCTGAAGAAGAAGATAGTAAAACTCGAGGCACAGATTCGCGAAGAAGGCGACCAGCTTGCGAATGCGAAAGACCAGTTGCGTGTGCTCGATTCGATGATGAAATTGACGACGAGCCAGAGCGACCGTGAGGCGCGCGCAAACGCCCTCAACGTCGAGTCATGGGAAAAAGCGCTGAGATTTCTCGAAGAGAAAAGGTCAACGTACCAGGGGAAGATCCGCACAAGTGATGAAAGGCTTGAGAAGCTGCGCAAAGATCTGAACAGAGTGACGCTCGAGTTTAATGCCGAGATACAGTCGGCGAAGACATCGGGCACCGAAGTCGAGGTGTCTTATGTCAGATCGGGCCAAGAAGGTGGCAAGGTCGAACTCGAGTACATGGTCACCAATGTTTCGTGGATCAGTGTCTATGATCTGCGCGGCTCGGCAGAAGGCAGTGAGTTTCAGCTCGTGTCGCATGCAATCATTCGGCAGAATTCAGGCGAAAACTGGAAAAACACGAAGGTGACGCTTTCGACAGCGCGGCCTTCGACGGCTTTAACGCCTGGCATTCTGCAACCCTGGCGCGTCGCTGCTGATTCGCTCTTTGGTTCACGGCCGACGAAAAGTGCGATGGGTAAGCTGAGTGCGGGCAGTGCTGCGCGCGATGAGGCCGGCGAAGAAGCTGACGCACCGGTTGAACCTGTTGATTCATCAGAGACAACGACAGTTTCGATCGCTTTACCGGGACGTGAAAACATACAGAGCGACAATTCTGACCATAAGGTAACGCTCAGCGCATCGCCGCTTAAGGGAACGTTGACGCATGTCGCGGTACCTTCGATGTCGTCTTACGTTTTTCTGAAGGCACGCCTCAAGAATACGAGCGCGGCGCCGGTGCAAGGTAGTCTCAACGCCTTTCTCGACGGCAGTTATGTCGGCAACATTACGCTAAAGAACGCTGCCGCAGTGGGCGAAGAATTCGACGTTTTTCTCGGGCCCGACCAGCGTATGCAGCTCAAGCGGGTGCTCAAACGCGGCGACGTTGAGAAGAGCGGGCTTTTTGGTGGTAAAGTTGAGGTCGTAAACCAGTGGGAGATCGAAGTTTCTAACTTCACGAAAAAAACACGCCAGGTGACTGTGTACGACCAGTTTCCGGTTGCGGGCGACCCGAATATTTCGACCAAATATATTGGTGCGAGTCGCGCAGAGACGCAGAAAGATGCGAACGGCATTTTGAACTGGAAGCTCGACATCAAGCCCGGCGAAAAAATCAAGTTCGACTTCAGCTACTCGCTGACTTTCCCGAAAGAAACCTGGGAGAAATTCACGCGCTCATACGACACGGGCAACACTCTGCAAGAGCAGAATATGTATGACCAGATGTCGCCGGCAGCAGCGCCCGCAACGCGGCAATATAACCTCGAGAAGATGCTGCAGAAGCGCTAG
- a CDS encoding CsgG/HfaB family protein, producing MKHKLRLMCSVLAITTLTGQANAATLNDAANDVSAFFAKNPGKTVAVLAFKHGDAKAIAEVTGVQDRLTEQLVAAGKVTVIERDRIEQVLREHQIDQSGATAKTRIGELLQADYILTGSITPGKRKNLEVTARLVEIATSKIVLTARANVLRADVSEVITVQPRGNYLGEPLVQIAILIDTSSSMDGLIDQARTQIWKIVNTLAKGNREGRRPRIEVALYEYGNSNLPTEQNYIRQVLSFTSSLDKVSEKLFELKTNGGEEYCGAVIARALAELNWKKYDDVYRVVFIAGNEPFTQGPVDFRASVDAARQQGIFVNTIFCGSRQEGIATQWLTGAQLSQGDFHVINHDHMVQVVATPYDEEIQRLGAEYNSTVIPVGRAGAEEKDRMSVQDAKIAAAPAASGASIERAVAKNSEQYSESNEWDLTTIFSKKKSVTAVKREELPAELKGKSEKEIEAYAKQKSEKRSKIQARIDELSRRRNEYLSRESAKSAKGDDLGKATQASVKTQGKKLGFAF from the coding sequence ATGAAACACAAACTCCGTTTAATGTGCTCGGTGCTCGCTATAACAACGCTCACCGGCCAGGCCAACGCCGCCACGCTCAATGATGCCGCAAATGATGTCTCTGCCTTCTTTGCGAAAAATCCCGGCAAGACGGTCGCGGTACTCGCCTTTAAGCACGGCGATGCCAAAGCTATAGCTGAAGTGACCGGTGTGCAAGACCGGCTGACAGAACAGCTCGTTGCTGCGGGTAAAGTCACCGTAATTGAGCGCGATCGTATCGAGCAGGTCTTGCGCGAGCACCAGATCGACCAGTCGGGCGCCACTGCGAAAACGCGTATCGGCGAACTCTTGCAGGCAGATTATATTCTGACCGGCAGCATTACCCCCGGCAAACGCAAGAACCTCGAGGTGACCGCGCGGCTCGTTGAGATCGCGACTTCAAAGATCGTACTGACTGCCCGCGCGAACGTATTGCGGGCAGACGTGAGCGAAGTCATCACCGTACAGCCGCGCGGCAACTATCTCGGTGAGCCGTTGGTACAGATCGCAATTCTGATCGATACATCGAGCAGCATGGACGGCCTCATCGATCAGGCGCGTACACAGATCTGGAAAATCGTGAACACCCTCGCGAAAGGCAACCGCGAAGGGCGCCGCCCGCGTATCGAAGTTGCACTCTACGAATATGGCAACAGCAATCTGCCGACAGAGCAGAACTATATACGCCAGGTGCTGTCGTTCACTTCGAGTCTCGACAAAGTCTCAGAAAAACTATTCGAGCTCAAAACGAATGGCGGCGAAGAATACTGTGGCGCTGTTATAGCGCGCGCTCTGGCAGAGCTCAACTGGAAAAAGTACGACGACGTCTACCGCGTGGTCTTTATCGCCGGTAACGAACCCTTTACGCAGGGCCCGGTAGACTTTAGAGCGAGTGTGGATGCAGCACGCCAGCAAGGCATATTCGTGAACACAATTTTCTGCGGCAGCCGTCAAGAAGGCATCGCCACGCAATGGCTGACTGGCGCACAGCTGTCGCAGGGCGACTTTCACGTGATCAACCATGACCACATGGTGCAGGTCGTGGCGACGCCGTACGATGAAGAAATACAGCGCCTCGGGGCCGAATATAACTCTACCGTGATTCCCGTTGGCCGCGCGGGTGCAGAAGAGAAAGACCGCATGAGCGTTCAGGATGCAAAAATCGCCGCAGCACCCGCCGCAAGCGGAGCGTCAATAGAACGGGCTGTTGCCAAGAATTCTGAGCAATACTCTGAAAGCAATGAATGGGATCTCACGACGATCTTTAGCAAAAAGAAAAGTGTCACAGCGGTGAAGCGTGAAGAATTGCCGGCCGAGCTCAAAGGCAAATCAGAAAAAGAGATCGAGGCGTATGCGAAACAGAAGAGCGAGAAGCGCAGCAAAATTCAGGCGCGTATTGACGAGTTGAGCCGCAGGCGCAACGAATACCTCAGCCGCGAATCGGCGAAATCGGCAAAAGGCGATGACCTCGGCAAGGCAACACAGGCTTCGGTCAAAACTCAGGGAAAGAAGTTAGGGTTTGCATTCTAA
- a CDS encoding transporter → MKNKFLLLFAFFILAHSIFSDHGPLTTGAGATLIEPTTLKRFQLSAALAIAVSQYERLSDADIQELTLRMNQRGSHVDSIRQSLLSTVSAAIGVTDSLEAGMRYRYYRGEEVREGLIDSGGTYRSIRLGNIGGTADPDLYLKYRVLKTDRHTLTFAGFAKVPLGKYYTTHEAKPLSAYAPQLQPKLHLTGGGNAGDPLSEKYSIEPSLTPGSGAWDFSGAVAWSMWLGEGASLTASVLYTRRTAAQNYKVGDSVEGGFSLQRRWGSRDEANFSLFTELTARHLMPAVSFSEAIGNTGGTMFFLSPGVVFAWPAGLSVSCFVQLPVLRYVNEPQQYLAYRAGFSVAYMFGI, encoded by the coding sequence ATGAAAAACAAGTTTCTTCTTTTATTTGCTTTCTTTATCTTGGCGCATTCGATTTTCAGTGATCACGGCCCGCTCACCACCGGTGCCGGCGCAACTCTGATCGAACCCACAACGCTGAAGCGTTTTCAACTTTCGGCTGCGCTGGCAATTGCCGTAAGCCAGTACGAACGTCTTTCTGATGCCGATATTCAGGAGCTCACCCTGCGAATGAATCAGCGGGGTAGTCATGTCGATTCGATCAGACAGAGCCTCTTGTCCACTGTCTCCGCTGCAATAGGCGTTACCGATTCGCTCGAAGCCGGTATGCGTTACCGGTACTACCGCGGTGAAGAGGTACGTGAGGGACTGATCGATTCGGGGGGCACGTACCGCAGTATCAGGCTGGGCAATATTGGCGGCACGGCAGACCCGGACTTGTATCTCAAGTACCGTGTCCTGAAAACGGACAGGCATACTCTCACGTTTGCAGGTTTTGCCAAAGTGCCACTCGGGAAATATTACACGACCCATGAGGCTAAACCGCTATCCGCGTATGCTCCCCAGCTTCAGCCGAAGCTGCACCTGACGGGTGGTGGAAACGCCGGCGACCCGCTTTCAGAAAAGTACTCGATAGAACCTTCACTTACACCCGGCAGCGGTGCGTGGGATTTTTCAGGTGCAGTCGCATGGTCGATGTGGCTCGGCGAAGGCGCTTCGCTGACTGCCTCGGTGCTTTACACGCGCAGAACAGCGGCGCAGAATTACAAAGTCGGCGACAGTGTTGAAGGTGGATTCTCTCTGCAGCGGCGGTGGGGCTCGCGTGACGAAGCGAATTTTTCCCTGTTCACTGAACTCACGGCGCGCCATCTCATGCCTGCAGTTTCCTTTTCTGAAGCCATAGGCAATACCGGCGGCACCATGTTTTTTCTTTCACCCGGTGTTGTATTCGCCTGGCCTGCGGGGCTGTCGGTATCGTGCTTCGTTCAGTTGCCGGTTCTCCGTTATGTCAATGAACCGCAGCAATACCTGGCATATCGCGCTGGGTTTTCGGTGGCCTACATGTTCGGCATCTGA
- a CDS encoding methanobactin export MATE transporter MbnM encodes MCSSRWAVIILAGSLIACENFDPQLTTPSSRYVWQIPANIPAPRELADNPMTYEKVALGRHLFYEKRLSGNRTFSCATCHHPSHAFADDPNIDDGSADFSKSGLNRITVAKGSTGEFHPRNSMQLINLAWQPVLTWGNPLMVRLHTQAQVPLFGENPVELGLVGLEESRLSELRSDPVYQKLFAAAFSQSGNPYTMGNVTRALEAFQRSIIGFDSPYDRFSRGESGAISASAVNGFNMFFSEEFECFHCHGGINFTNSEDHSRKAFAEIDFANNGLYNIGGTGAYPTGNTGIKEVTGLVSDMGRFKAPTLRNIELTAPYMHDGSIADLDGVLDHYARGGRLISSGPNAGDGSLSPFKNSFVKGFTLTTQQRADMIEFLRSLTDAKFIANTAYSNPWPQGHLNNP; translated from the coding sequence ATGTGTAGCAGCCGCTGGGCTGTAATCATTCTCGCAGGCAGTCTCATTGCCTGCGAGAACTTTGATCCACAGCTGACAACGCCGAGCTCAAGATACGTCTGGCAGATACCGGCGAATATACCTGCGCCGCGCGAGCTGGCCGACAACCCCATGACCTATGAAAAGGTTGCTTTGGGGCGCCACCTATTTTACGAGAAACGCCTCTCGGGAAACCGCACATTTTCGTGCGCGACCTGCCACCACCCGTCGCACGCATTTGCCGACGACCCCAACATTGACGACGGCAGTGCCGATTTCAGCAAGAGCGGTCTCAATCGTATCACTGTCGCGAAAGGTTCAACGGGGGAGTTTCACCCGCGTAACAGCATGCAGCTCATAAACCTTGCCTGGCAACCTGTGCTGACGTGGGGCAATCCGCTCATGGTGAGGCTGCACACGCAGGCGCAGGTGCCGCTCTTCGGAGAAAATCCCGTTGAGTTGGGCCTGGTCGGCCTCGAGGAAAGCCGCTTGAGTGAGCTCAGGTCTGATCCGGTTTACCAGAAGTTATTCGCCGCAGCCTTTTCGCAGAGTGGAAATCCATACACAATGGGCAATGTGACCCGTGCTCTCGAGGCATTTCAGCGTTCCATTATCGGCTTCGATTCTCCATACGATCGTTTCTCGCGGGGTGAATCGGGGGCTATCAGCGCCTCTGCTGTGAACGGCTTCAATATGTTCTTCAGCGAAGAGTTTGAGTGCTTTCATTGCCATGGCGGCATCAACTTCACCAACAGCGAAGACCATTCGCGCAAGGCATTTGCTGAAATCGATTTTGCCAACAACGGCCTCTATAATATTGGCGGCACAGGGGCATACCCAACCGGCAACACGGGTATCAAAGAAGTCACGGGTCTGGTGAGTGACATGGGCAGGTTCAAAGCTCCCACCCTGCGCAATATTGAACTCACAGCGCCCTATATGCACGATGGTTCGATCGCCGATCTCGATGGTGTTCTGGATCATTACGCACGCGGCGGCCGCCTTATCTCCAGTGGCCCAAATGCGGGGGATGGTTCGCTTTCACCATTCAAGAATTCGTTCGTCAAGGGTTTCACTCTGACCACCCAACAACGGGCCGACATGATAGAGTTTCTTCGCTCGCTGACCGACGCGAAGTTCATAGCCAACACGGCTTACAGCAATCCATGGCCTCAGGGTCATCTCAACAATCCATAG
- a CDS encoding MbnP family copper-binding protein — protein sequence MKRAILIFAVLLSYLPGCANTGDKAPESTASNSVSTPTYDVTLNFQAKVGTADFACGTTYTGANAVGTANTDLVARDFRIYVHDVRLVKADNSEVSVSMTNDGTWQYQNVALLDFENGTGGCASTTGPTAATNSQVKGTIPQTGGVAFTKIKFRLGVPLSLNHLDVNTASAPLNVSALYWAWTSGRKFARLDFLTSGGGAYNSTAFNIHLGSTSCTGTNPVSSNADCNSANRPEITLNIPAGSQTDLTGIANMRLVADVRELLKDLDLTVADAGAPSGCMSGNGDPECRSVMPRFGLMYSYTGTTQATRNATNSTVYAAATGGHATQVSAQSFFRAE from the coding sequence GTGTCCACGCCGACCTACGATGTGACGCTTAATTTTCAGGCTAAGGTTGGTACAGCCGACTTCGCCTGCGGCACGACCTACACGGGAGCCAACGCGGTTGGCACGGCTAACACTGATCTCGTGGCCCGGGACTTTCGCATTTACGTGCACGATGTGCGTCTCGTGAAAGCGGACAACAGCGAGGTTTCGGTCAGTATGACGAACGACGGCACCTGGCAGTACCAGAACGTTGCGCTGCTCGATTTCGAGAACGGCACGGGCGGCTGCGCTTCGACCACCGGCCCGACGGCGGCAACCAACTCGCAGGTTAAGGGAACAATACCACAGACCGGGGGTGTCGCGTTTACCAAGATCAAGTTTCGCCTCGGAGTACCGCTGAGCCTGAACCATCTCGATGTCAATACTGCGTCTGCACCACTCAATGTCTCTGCACTGTACTGGGCATGGACCAGCGGGCGCAAGTTTGCGCGCCTTGACTTTCTGACCTCAGGTGGTGGAGCTTATAATTCCACTGCCTTCAACATTCACCTGGGCAGCACGAGCTGCACCGGCACGAATCCTGTTTCATCGAATGCCGACTGCAATTCGGCCAATCGCCCTGAGATCACGCTGAATATCCCGGCTGGCAGCCAGACCGATCTCACAGGAATCGCCAACATGCGGTTGGTCGCCGACGTCCGTGAATTGCTCAAGGACCTCGATCTGACCGTTGCCGATGCCGGTGCACCGTCTGGTTGCATGTCAGGCAACGGCGATCCCGAATGCCGTAGCGTCATGCCCCGTTTTGGTCTCATGTATAGCTATACAGGTACAACGCAGGCAACCCGCAATGCAACGAATAGCACTGTGTACGCGGCTGCGACCGGAGGTCATGCCACGCAGGTCAGCGCACAGTCGTTCTTTCGCGCTGAGTAA